A genomic stretch from Bacteroidota bacterium includes:
- a CDS encoding sugar transferase yields the protein MRRTRLRIPYLISDFVLSAFSWLLVWYLRSSLFSSGYASELNGTLILKCIAVGLGWLGLYKAFGLYRDTYRDSRTKELGLLLESNILGVVVLAFFLLFDDPFQNYADLQLAILYYFLVQSVLIGTSRFAITTSIHGRLQRGRIQLPTLVVGTGPRMQQLIVEIDQYAKGPSYRLLGCVQLDVDHAVLPGLPLLGRLRGLPQMIEQYKAEAVLLALDEPDHRQYLQVMKALQNAQVLVAAVPEMYDTLLGKVHIRSDMVYSLVEIDSSFQKPFAAFQKRLMDIFASLFALVLLSPVYFILACVVKFGSRGPVFYSQERIGQNGKPFRIYKFRSMITNAEEAGPALSQDQDPRITPVGRFLRKTRLDELPQFWNVLIGNMSLVGPRPERQFWINQITEQAPEYLNVLKVKPGITSLGQVRYGYASNVDEMIERMRYDLLYLENMSLSWDIRILLYTIEIVLKRKGK from the coding sequence ATGCGACGTACTCGCCTTCGAATACCCTACCTGATTTCTGACTTTGTGCTGAGCGCATTCAGCTGGCTGCTGGTGTGGTATCTGCGCAGTAGTCTGTTTTCAAGCGGATATGCGAGTGAACTCAATGGCACGCTGATCCTGAAGTGCATAGCGGTAGGCCTTGGTTGGCTGGGTCTATATAAGGCCTTTGGACTGTACCGGGATACCTATCGCGATAGCCGGACCAAGGAGCTTGGCCTACTGCTAGAGTCCAACATCCTGGGGGTAGTGGTGCTAGCGTTCTTTCTCCTTTTCGATGATCCATTTCAGAATTACGCGGACTTGCAGCTTGCAATCTTATATTATTTTTTGGTGCAATCCGTCCTGATTGGTACTAGCCGATTTGCCATTACTACCAGCATCCACGGCCGCTTGCAGCGGGGAAGGATTCAACTTCCTACCCTGGTTGTGGGCACGGGGCCACGGATGCAGCAACTCATTGTTGAGATAGATCAATATGCCAAAGGGCCTAGCTATCGGCTTCTTGGCTGCGTGCAGCTGGATGTGGACCACGCGGTGCTACCCGGCTTGCCGTTGTTGGGTAGGCTAAGGGGGTTGCCTCAGATGATAGAGCAATACAAGGCCGAGGCAGTACTACTCGCGCTCGATGAGCCCGACCATAGGCAGTACTTGCAGGTAATGAAAGCACTACAGAATGCCCAGGTGCTTGTGGCGGCAGTGCCAGAGATGTATGATACTCTACTAGGTAAGGTTCATATTCGCAGCGATATGGTTTATTCGCTGGTGGAGATAGACTCCTCTTTCCAGAAACCGTTCGCTGCTTTTCAAAAGCGATTGATGGACATTTTTGCCAGTCTCTTTGCCTTGGTACTGCTTAGCCCCGTGTATTTTATCCTGGCCTGTGTGGTCAAGTTTGGCAGCCGTGGCCCTGTGTTTTACAGCCAGGAGCGAATCGGGCAGAATGGAAAACCTTTCCGCATCTATAAATTTCGCAGCATGATTACGAATGCTGAAGAAGCAGGTCCGGCACTGAGCCAAGACCAGGATCCCCGTATTACGCCTGTTGGCCGGTTTCTCCGCAAGACCCGGCTGGACGAGTTACCGCAATTTTGGAACGTGCTTATCGGGAATATGAGTCTGGTAGGGCCTAGGCCCGAGCGGCAGTTCTGGATAAACCAGATAACCGAGCAGGCGCCCGAATACTTGAATGTACTGAAAGTAAAGCCGGGCATTACCAGCCTGGGCCAAGTACGCTATGGATATGCCAGCAACGTGGATGAGATGATTGAACGCATGCGGTACGACCTCTTGTATCTGGAGAACATGTCCCTAAGCTGGGATATTCGCATCCTGCTGTATACCATAGAGATTGTGCTGAAGCGTAAGGGTAAGTGA
- a CDS encoding Gfo/Idh/MocA family oxidoreductase codes for MSKIKIGVIGAGHLGKIHLRILKDLPEYELLGFYDQSAQQAAAVAAELGLKAWSSLEELVQAADALDVVTPTLSHFDIGNYVIRQSKDIFIEKPIANTVEEARRLVALAKEAGVVAQVGHVERFNPCMLAMKDQPMNPMFIEGHRLAQWNPRGTDVSVVLDLMIHDIDIVLHLVQSTVKRISASGVAVITDTPDIANARIEFHNGAVANLTASRISVKNMRKMRMFQQHAYVSLDFLERKTEIYQIGDQPAQSGIPFAFEVKGATRYLQVSHPPVPEANAIQEELKHFAVAIHTRQQPPVSFHDGYRALDVAHQILEKINPFPA; via the coding sequence ATGTCGAAGATCAAGATTGGAGTTATAGGGGCCGGGCACCTGGGAAAGATCCACCTGCGTATACTCAAGGACCTGCCCGAGTATGAGCTACTGGGCTTCTACGACCAGAGCGCACAGCAGGCAGCAGCCGTAGCCGCCGAGCTAGGGCTGAAGGCTTGGAGTAGCCTGGAAGAGCTGGTGCAGGCCGCGGATGCCCTGGATGTGGTAACCCCCACACTCAGCCACTTTGATATTGGCAACTACGTCATCCGCCAGTCCAAGGATATCTTCATCGAGAAGCCCATAGCCAATACCGTGGAGGAAGCACGCAGGCTGGTAGCCCTGGCCAAGGAGGCCGGTGTGGTGGCTCAGGTAGGGCATGTGGAGCGCTTCAACCCCTGTATGCTGGCCATGAAGGACCAGCCCATGAACCCCATGTTTATTGAGGGGCATCGCCTGGCACAGTGGAATCCCCGGGGCACAGATGTATCGGTGGTGCTGGACCTGATGATACATGACATTGATATTGTACTACACCTGGTACAGAGCACAGTCAAGCGCATTAGTGCCAGTGGTGTAGCTGTTATTACCGATACGCCGGATATTGCCAACGCCCGTATCGAGTTTCACAATGGAGCGGTAGCAAACCTGACGGCCAGCCGGATTAGCGTAAAAAACATGCGAAAGATGCGTATGTTTCAGCAGCATGCCTATGTGAGTCTCGACTTCCTGGAGCGTAAAACCGAGATATACCAGATAGGTGACCAGCCGGCACAGTCTGGCATTCCCTTCGCCTTCGAGGTAAAGGGGGCTACTCGGTATCTGCAGGTAAGCCATCCCCCAGTGCCCGAGGCCAATGCCATTCAGGAGGAGTTAAAGCATTTTGCTGTTGCCATCCACACGCGCCAGCAGCCTCCGGTTAGCTTTCACGATGGCTACCGTGCGCTGGATGTAGCCCATCAGATTCTGGAAAAAATCAACCCTTTCCCGGCCTAA